The DNA window ttacttatcaatgctaataactcacaagggtaaaaaaggaacaatatgctaatttatgcattgattttatgaaatgagaAGAATTATGAACCAACTATTTAAAATCAATGACAAGTATTATAGACCAACTATTTACAGAAAGGGTCGGAGGGATTATAAAGGAAACTAATTTTGCTTATCCTCAAAACTACCCCTTACAGTAGAGaccaaaaactaaaaagtgTTTTATACATTGTCATTATGCGGCAATCAAGAATGGGTAGATTGAGAGGCTATGGTTTTGTTTGAACTAAAGGCTGAGGCAAGTGTGGATACCTAACTGAAAATTGTGGAGGGATTCTAAGTGGGGTCTCTGTCTTATCTCAATTGTAAGAATGAGAGGAAGCCAGAACAAATCATAATcactagaagaagaagaacaaatggacaacaagaaaatcatcatagcccttcttcttcttcttctttattctCTGCCCCAATTTCTTCTTCACACTGAGGAAGGAAAAGGCAACAAATCAGCAACAATATGGCTAGTTTGGTTGCTATTCAACCCAAACAGCCTTCTTTCTCTGTTCTCCCTTCTTCCCATTCTGACTTCAATGGTGCCAGATTGATCTCCTCATTTCAGGTACCCACTTTACCAGAAAGGAAATGTTGGGCTTTTTGTGGGTTTGGGTAGAATTTTTTTGTCACTCTGTTTGAATACTGACTTGGGGTTTAGCTAGTATTTCATAATTTGCATAAAAATCCTACCTTTATCTGTTATGGTTTCAAGAAGATTATAAAAATGTAATCTTTACTAGACATTAGGCTATAATATGTGTCTATTGTGtggtaatgttttttttaattttataacgTGGTATCCTGACCAGTTTTTGCGATTAATTAGTCGGTACGGGGTAGCTACTACATTCCACCACTACATGTAGGATAACTCTGTCTAACAAGTCTTGGATAAATAGGAAGAAATCACTTTTAGTGTATTTAAACTTGAGACCTCCTGGGTCTCAATCCAGTTTATTGACCTCTAGgtcacacccttgggtgctAGTGTGATAATGTTATCTTTCTCTTTTTATGGTAATTTTTGGCTTATGCAAGACAAGAAGAGTGAGTATTAGTTGTTTAGAATGTTGAGAATTGATGCTTATTCATATTCTATATGTATCAAGAAGCTGCTGCTTTTGCTTTGCTGCATAATGAGTTGATATGATAGGTTTTTCTGGTTTACTTTTATATGATGGTTATAGTATAAGAGGAAACCATGCCTGTCAAAAGGAGCATTGCAAGTTACAGCCTCGAGTGAAAAGAAAATCCTTATAATGGGAGGCACGCGATTCATTGGTGTATTTCTATCCAGACTTCTTGTGAAAGAAGGCCACCAGGTAATCAACCCGGCCTAAGCTCTCTTTAAAGTTCAAATCATTTTTCGACTTCTACGATGTCATCCAAATTGTTACGAGGCGAAGATTTTAACCTTTGGAGCGAAGATTATAACCTTTGATGTTTGAAGTTGCCTTGAAAATTCACGATCTTATGATGTTTCACAAATGCAGGTTACTCTATTCACAAGAGGAAAAGCTCCAATATCTCAACAATTACCAGGTGAATCAGACCAGGATTATGCTGATTTCTCCTCCAAGGTATGTTGGATATTAAATGAGCTTTATTTAAAGCTTTGCGATTACATGATTTAAGTTACACTAAGTAATGAGATTTTTTGTTCCAACTGCAGTTATTGCACTTGAAGGGTGACAGAATGGATTTCGATTTTGTGAAGAGTAGTCTTTCTGCAGAGGGCTATGATGTTGTATATGACATAAATGGTACTAATGGTGTTTTATTCTATATCACAATGTATTCCCCGTTTTCTTGTCGTTACAAACATTTTTTTCTGGTAGAAGTATGTTTCtattttttcctcctttttggTCTCTTGTTCATGAACTGTACTTTTGTTATTCAGGACGTGAAGCAACTGAAGTGGAGCCAATATTGGATGCATTACCTAATCTAGAACAGTAAGCTGTGAATCCTCGTAATACATATCATGAACGATTTGCCTTGAGGATGGATTTCTGCTATGATTCTGTACCAGGAATCATTACTACTATACCATTAGCTTGAACTATTTTACAATATTTGGTCATGAATTGATCGCATTCATATGGCTTAGCCACTCTTTACTAGGTAAACGTTATATGAATGGCCGGATTGTGGTATTCCTTTTTATCTGATCATTTTAACTTGCCTATGAATCTCAGGTACATATACTGCTCTTCAGCTGGTGTATACCTTAAAACTGATTATTTACCACATTTTGAGGTCAGTTTAGTAGCATATGGTTATTTTTTGAGCTTATTTTCAGTCTACTTGTGATActaggtagttaataagaataAACAACAACACATGGCTGTCATTTTGGTTAGTAGACACacttaaaaacaacttttttgcTCAAACAAGGAGGAGTTTTACACAGGAGATTATTGTCAATATTTCAGTTCCAAGTTCTTAATAATAATGTTAGACTGGAGGCACTTACAAAATTCTTATTATTGAACCTTGTCTGCTGGCAGAGAGATTAGACTTCATAATTTGTTTATCTCTGAGGTGTAACAAATAGCAGCTTATCTGCTCGGTCCTATTTGCACCTTGCTTCAgcctttcttctaatttttgGTCTTATCTTGACCCTTATTCTTTATGTAGTTGTTTTCCCCAAGGCTAACAAAAACATCTTGCTCAATGTCAACAGGTTGATGCAGGTGACCCGAAGAGCAGGCATAAAGGAAAGCTTGAGACAGAGAGCTTGTTAGTATCACGAGATGTTAATTGGACTTCTCTAAGGCCTGTTTATATTTATGGGCCACTTAACTACAATCCTGTTGAAGAGTGGTTCTTCCACCGATTGAAAGCTGGTCGCCCAATTCCAATTCCTAACTCAGGGATGCAAATAACTCAACTTGGACATGTGAAGGTTAGTCAGCACATATTAAAAGAGTAGTTCACATCTTTCTAGTGTAAGCTTCAAGCAATGCTATCACCCTAGAAGTTCAACGGAGACATGTTTGCTTAGGTCCTCTAGGTATTCAATCTTTGCAAGTGGCCTCCATTTAGTAAAGACCAGGAAATATGTCTTTTCAAGTAGGAGCAACGTACTCTTGGTCCACTTTCAGGCAATACTTGAATTCGACAACATCATACCATAATGAGCTTAGGAATCGTCTAAAATAAGAATCACAACCCTGGTCTatgagataatattttttgcttttggTTGGATATTGGCAGGATCTTGCAAAGGCCTTTGTTCAGGTTCTTGGAAATGAGAAAGCAAGCAAGCAAGTATTTAACATATCCGGAGAGAAATATGTCACATTTGATGGATTAGCTAAGGCTTGCGCCaaggtaattttttttggtcaatGTTAGCTTATATTGCTTCTAAAAGCTTTGAATGATATACAATTGACCGTCAATATTCCTAATCCAGGCTGGTGGTTTCCCTGAACCCGAGCTTGTTCATTACAACCCTAAGGAGTTTGATTTTGGCAAGAAGAAAGCATTCCCATTCCGTGACCAGGTAAACATTAGTGTGTTGATTTCAGTTTTTTACCATTCATATTGAAATTTGAGACATTCTTTATCAAAGAATCAAAATGATATAACCAAACTAAATGTGAATCATCAGTAAAGGTTCACAACATGTTCACCGCGTCTTATCTTAGTCTCTTCCTAAAACACACATCAGTATTCTACATGAGTTTGTGTGCTTGAATAAAACACACATTTTAGTACAATCAATCGTAGTCCAAACGAAATACTACAAGAAGGTTTATTTCCTTGGTTGAAGTTGTTAGTAGTCTGTTTAATATCGGATTCTGGTCCAACATTAGTCTATCTATGTCTTTTCGTTGGTTTTAACATCGAAATTCTACAGCATTTCTTTACATCAATCGAAAAGTCAAAGGCTCTGCTAGGATGGAAACCGGATTTTGATCTGGTGGAAGGTCTTACAGACTCTTACAACCTAGATTTCGGACGGGGAACATTCAGGAAAGCAGCTGATTTCTCTACAGATGATATGATTCTTGAAAAGAAACTAGTTCCCCAGAGCTAGGCTTTCctgtttttcattttataagttTTGGTTTCTTACTTTTCCTCCAAGAAGTTCACAAGTCTTTAGTGGCCAAACTATTTGAAATTTTCCTTGTATACTCACTGAGATGAAATGAATAACAAGTATTGTCATTTTGCCATCAACATTTTGTTGGGGAAGGGGGTATAGTGTCGCGGTTGTATAAACTATGCGAagttgaacaaaatattttggtcAAAAAATGTCCTTGCCATTAATAGTTTGATTAAAAAATGCTCCGATTGTTACTTTATTGAgtcaaaaatgtctttttcctaaaaaaatatatatgttattttgcTTCAATTTAGTTGTTAGAATATAATACTATCTCTGTTTCAGTTTgtttctcctatttttctttttagtccgtttaaaaaagaatgtctttttcttttttgataattttttaatttcaacttttcacatgacatgttttAGGCCGTAAGATCCGcatatctttaatttacaaccacaaaattcagattttttccCTACTTTCTTATGTCTATATTCGTTTGGTTTTAATAAATGCTAAAAATGTATGTAATGCCTTAAATAAAAGTTCAAAAGAGATTCATGGGCGACACAATTAATATCGTGGTCACACGAGTGTGAATATTAAAAGAGTGAGAGCATAGCACGTACACTCTATATTTTTCGCTagctttcaaaaaataattatcttttatcGATTtgatataaaagtaaaataaatttttttaaagaaaaattgtatataataacaaattattaattcaaattaaatgttataaccacagtttgatttaattgtaactcGTAACAAACTGTTGCCATTCGCCTCTGTCCCTGAAATTCTCGTTGCCACTCTCCCTTTCTCGCTCGccagtctctccctcgcctctctcactttatacaaacacaaatgtataaattgtatttttgtttgtataaagcgagagaaaattgtatatacacatgcaaatacatatatcttcgtcctatacacttataattatacaatacaaatttttccctgcccagttctcttttgcctttatctctttctcgttttacacaaacacaaattatacaaaataaatgtataatttgtgtttgtataaagcgagagagagagagatttgatatacaaacgttttatttcgattcaattgtatacaaattcaaattttatgcagatatacagaCACATGaaattgaattgagaggctGCCAGCAATTTTATACAATTCTAATTCCCCAGCGAtatatacaaactatagctataacatacaaatataatttttatgtttgctaaacgtGAAAGttagctttttttttaatcatatagtTGCTGGCCGCTAGGTGTACCTAATTATGACGCGTTTTTGCCGGCTTTTTTCGTCGCCCAATTTCATTCCCCAACGTATATAATTTACTAGCTCCTATTTGACTTTGTATTTAGATCCGTTAACAACGTTcatttttataaagtttctGGTCTGATTACTTTCTGTTGTACAAATATTATCATAGTTTATATAATCAAAAGGATAAATATTATTTCgaatattttatatcaaatcaacatAATTTATCATATACCTATTTATTTGATGTAAACATAAGATATATAAGAAGACTTTTACTTGATTATAGTGTTGCATGCCACACCATTTTAAGCATTTCAATAAATTGTCCGCATTAAAGGTTATGATGAAACGATAAGTAGTTTTTATTGACAACTAAAGTCTTCAAGTTTGAGTTTGAGAATAAAATCATCTTTTATAAGGAGTATTTTATCCTTAAAAATAAAGAGCTActcaatataaatttaattaatcgAGCTTCAAAATGTATCTACAAAATATTGgaggaaaaaacaaaaactgTCCCACAAGCTGGAGTGTCGGTTTGTTTAGCTCAAGTTCATTTAAgtaggaataggaataaaataattaatataagatGAGTATATTATATTCACAAATTACAACTTTAGTTAGACGTTTGAGTTATTACCAAATTATATTGTTCAACAAGATTAGTCACTCTAGGAGTGAAAAAGCTCAATTAATAAGATTCATTTCTTATTAGATCTTTCAATGCGGATATATAATGTTGGGTGATTAAGTTTTGACTTTAACATGAAATGTGAATGaactttttaatttaaatttttgacctctcaaatttattttaaaaaatacttcatCTATTTCATATCAACTGAagtttttagatttttttcatggttcaaaataattgaattgtccAAAGTTCAAGACGGatgtttgaatttttgtttCATCTTTGCCTTTTTCTTTACTAAAGTTTGATATTTTCTAGGAGATAAATTACACTATTTGCAACGTTAAATCATGtccataaatatttttcttattaataaatgtatattatctCACAAATTCAGTTAATACGGAGTAGCAAGGGTACTATAGTACGTTTCATTATTAATAAGTTCCCAGTTGGATAgcattaaattaaaaaaaaaaaaaactttaggtAAACGGAATCAACCAATAATTACAACGCGTTTTTTTTTAGAATCCCACctcttattataattatatatagtttttgtaataaaataaataaccaCTCCGTATCCGCAACTATAATCGAACGCGCAATTGACAGATCTAATTAATTTATGACAGCTCTAATATCCTCtcatattataaaaagaaaattctcCTAATGAAATATTAAACTCAGCTTACTCTTAATACAAAAAACTAATGTAAGTCTAATCTTACTAATGCAAAGATTACGCATCTATACAGTCAGCTAATCAAGTGGTGGATGTTATGGCGAGAGGATTAACTAATATACAATGATGATGCAAAACAAATTTACACAATCAAGTCACTTGAAAATTAATTAGAGTtgtgaaaatcaaattattttgtaGGTCGGATAAAATTAGTCCTCATGGATCGATGACCAACAATACATGGTAAATGAcctattataataattataaacgaTTTAATAGtgtaaaatttcatatattatcGGATTATATAGTGTAATGCTAAATGAGATCGAGTGGACAAGGGTGAAACTATCCATGTTCAAATGGAGTCAATTCACATACGCATGAGCGAAATCATCATTTTAATAGCTTTggtttaaattttgtatttatattggAAAATAATATCACAACATACTTAGTTAATAGTGAAATTCCACCAGATGTGTCTAAAAATGATATAATGTACCATCAGCTCAAGTGCATCAAATCCAAACAAAACTATAAGAATATGACTAGTACTATATCAGTACTATATCAAATACAAACAAGCCTAAACCCGCGGACAGTAAACAACACACCATCTATATTATCCTTATATATTAATATGCGACATCCACTCCTTCttaatagtttaattatttGGTTTTTTTTCCAAACTTGCACTTTATATATTCCCCCAAAGCTACTCCTAATTTGTCTcctattttttctcaaaacaaaaaaaactacaaCCACCCCTCATTAGTTTACAATCTAAAAACCAAATGCAATTCCCAGCCATTTTCTTCAAAACTCGTTTCATTTACAATCTCTTCAACCCAATCCTCCTCTCCTTACTCCCAAAAAAACTCATCTCCTTCCTTCCTCCATCTTGGTTCCACCAAAAACACCTCCATTCGCGGTCACCGGCGCCGCCACAACAATCGCCGGTTTCCGTTTCCGACGCCGTTCAATCGCATA is part of the Solanum stenotomum isolate F172 chromosome 8, ASM1918654v1, whole genome shotgun sequence genome and encodes:
- the LOC125874099 gene encoding chloroplast stem-loop binding protein of 41 kDa b, chloroplastic encodes the protein MASLVAIQPKQPSFSVLPSSHSDFNGARLISSFQYKRKPCLSKGALQVTASSEKKILIMGGTRFIGVFLSRLLVKEGHQVTLFTRGKAPISQQLPGESDQDYADFSSKLLHLKGDRMDFDFVKSSLSAEGYDVVYDINGREATEVEPILDALPNLEQYIYCSSAGVYLKTDYLPHFEVDAGDPKSRHKGKLETESLLVSRDVNWTSLRPVYIYGPLNYNPVEEWFFHRLKAGRPIPIPNSGMQITQLGHVKDLAKAFVQVLGNEKASKQVFNISGEKYVTFDGLAKACAKAGGFPEPELVHYNPKEFDFGKKKAFPFRDQHFFTSIEKSKALLGWKPDFDLVEGLTDSYNLDFGRGTFRKAADFSTDDMILEKKLVPQS